GTTGACATGCAAGGAACTGTGAACCACATAAAGACTGTCACCGGAGAACGGATCAAGGGAAGTTGTTTGTGCCGGAAGATTCCAACCTCTGCAATCACGACAGTCgatttatctttttctttatcGCTCGCACACTAACAAGATAGGGGCCGGGCGGATGTGTTGCACATGGCTGCAAAGCAGGGAGCGGCGCGGTGGGTAATGGGTAGAATTGAGCCCTTTCCACTGATTGTCCTCCAATCAGTTCGTGATCACTTCGTTCGCAGCACAGATCGTGCGCACATATATTCATAGTAGGCGCGTAGAAACCTAGCAGAGCGGACCGTTGTACGTAATCTCGGTCGAGTACGGCAGCGGCTTAACCATATCAATTGCTGGAACTGAAGACATTGCTCCACAGTGATACCAAAGTCACTGACAACACTGTACAGTGATCAGTAAATCGGCAGGAAGGTGCATTTAGTGAACTTTTGCTGTGCGAAATGGAGATGAAAACGATTGTCAAAAAGCGCAGTCTGGCTGAGGATGCGCAGTGCGAGAATGGAAGCGACAATTGCGAAACTGCAACTGGCACTGCCGAGGAGATACGGCACAGCGAGGAACCGAAGGCCGAAAACACGCTCAAACCGGGCTCGCAAATACGTCCGGCGGTaagcgaggaggaggtgcgtAAACTTGCAGAACGTCTTTATGGAATTATAGTGCTGGAAATGTGTGAACTCGATTCATACGATGACCGCAATTTCATGATTCAAGCTGATAGGTGAGTACGGCGGGTTTGAAATACGTTCAATGTTAGCTATCCTTATGGAGAGAATGCAAGGAAACGTTGCTTGCATGTTTAAATGAGAAGGATTTGTAATGGATCCAAGCAGTCCGGCACGGGTTAGAATGCAAAAATGTCGCGTTACTACAAACCGCGAAGAACACGTGATTACATGGCTTTGTAGATTCCGTTGTCTCGCTTGTCATGTCATCATCGGGCACAACAACCGGAGGGAAGAAAAGAATGTATGGATATGGGTGCCGTACTATGGGTGGGGGTAAATTAAATTGTCAGTTTGTTGTGGTTCAATTGGTCCGTCGTTGACCTTGataggggagggggggggggtgggagggggaggggatCGGTTTTAATTTTGCTCAAAGTGCATGTTTTTCAGATtcatgttttttgcttttttttagctaCGTGAAAAATCCAATACTAAAGTCAATCAGCACCAGCGGTTACGTGATGAAGATAGCGAACTCGCTGGACTCGAGTGATGAATCGTTCTTTCATGCCCAAAATGAGATCATGCTGCATCTAAACAAGCGGGGCATCAAATGTCCCGTGCCAGTGCAGAACATTTACGCCAAATACCATTCGCTGGAGACGCTGGGCGAATCGAAACACGTCGTACGGCTTTTGGAGTACATTCCCGGGAAGGTGTTCCATGGTGTACCGCATCCGGACAGCTTGTTTTACCAGGCGGGACAATTTATTGCAAGAATTGATTCTGCGTTGAAGGTGAGTAGAAATTGTGCAAATTACGTTGTCTTTACACTGGTTTCGTTGCAGATTGGTATGACAGTAGTACACACGAGGATGCGTATCCAAAGCAATACGAAATTATTTGCTGGAATGTATATTAAGATGCAATTTTAAATGATATAATGGTATAGATACTGTAAACTGATGAATACAAAATGGTTAGGGGGTTTGATCGGAACCTATTAGATCAGCGCCATCCATAAGCGATTCATAAGTATCACCGGATCTGCTTCCATCTCTAACAAGTTTGGGTCGACAAATCGGTGCAGCAAAACATGTGCAAATTTGACCCGTAAATTCCCTGTAGGCCATATATCCCTGCATTGTTTATCCTTTGGCCAAGGAGTTTGAAGATGTCATGAATTGCTGTATCATAAACTTTTGGCATAGATTTGCTTGCTCAATATTATGCTGTCCTCTTCTGTTTCGGGTTCAGTGTTCCCTTGCAAATACCCACAGCATTTTGTAGTTTGTTCGGTTTATCAATgcagttatttttgtcttgccGCTTTTTAGATGAtttataatcttttttttttaattgtttgatttggaTTACTCTTGTACAGATTGTTCGATTTCTTTTGTTATTCGGTGTCTTTGTATGGATATTGAAACCCATATCAATTTTTTTAGTTCACCAGATTTCGTACTCCATTGTTCTATTCTTATGTTGTAGAATTGGTTCTGATCAACCGTGTATCGTAGTTTACGTTGACGTTGTATCGTAGTGGTTTAAAGTGCTGTTCGCTGATCGATCGTGTTCgataattttatcttttgctatttaaatCCAAAGCCATCGTATTGGACTCGGTATATAGAGGATTTTCACAAGATTTGTTGTTTAAAAGTCCATCCTCCTCCCTGTTCGTCTCTAAGTTCCTAAATAAATAGGCTTTTCGATATCCACAATAGAAGGTCGGTATGAAATCAAGCTGAGATAACCAACACCGTAGAATGGGACCTTACTCCGAACCAGCGGTTGAAGCCTTTCTCGATTATCGATTGAAGATTTGCCTTCGTTGATTGATAACGATCCGCTCGAAAGCTTGGAGTATGAAGCTTCTGCTTATCTGATATCTGGCCCAAATCTGTATGATTTGGGCCAGATTATGCGTACAAGCATCAGCAACTGGCTATGAACTCTCTCGAATATTATAAGTCTTAGTTTAcatttaacattattttataaaacgtTAAGTTTATATGTTTAAACTAAAGGCACTGAcagacattttttttagaaaagacCATATACTCGTTATATAGTGAAactaaatatataaataagcGAAATAGATGTAAAATCAGATTTAAAATCGTACTACAGGTGCCATCAATCGCTTGATCATGTGGGATTTATTACTTAAAAGGACgttaacaaatgaaaaataaagaatgtTAGTAACACTAATAATGTACATCGAATTCGAATCGTTGAATTCGCTCCTATGAGTAGCAGATTAATTTTCGGATGATTTATCTCAACACCaattgaaggtttttttggCCGACACATTATCTATCTATAGCTTAAATGTCCTATGGTGCAGATCACGTTACGTCACGGATCAGTTGGAATCCTACACATTGGTTATCGATGATTTAACGCTTCTTCTCCTAATCTAAAGTACTGTACAATTTGTTAATTAGGTAAAGTTTCAGTGCATTTGCATAGCTGTAATGTATTGCGTGCTAACAACATTTTTGTGGAGACAAACAATAAGtccaaattatttttattttcattttgcattTGAACTTTTTAATAATTGTAACTATAACTACATTTATgtgaaaaacatacatttgtttttaattcacaGTCCATCGACAAGGAACTGGTTATGAAACGACAATCCATCTGGATGCTGGACAATTTTCCTAAGCTAAAAGATTTCCTCTACGTTCTAAAAGACGAGCACCATAAGGATATGGTCGAGCAGGTATTGGACGCATTTCAACGACGTGTGATACCGAATTTAAACGAGTGCGAGCAGGGAGTAATCTACGGAGATTTTAACGAACATAACGTAATTGTTAACAAGAAACCGTCGAACAGCAAGGAATATGAAATAGTGGGCATTATCGATTTTGGTGACGTGTGCTATTCACGCTACGTTTTCGAGTTGGCCATCGCAATGACGTACATGATGCTGGAGGCAAATGATCTTAATACGGGAGGATTAGTGATAGCCGGTTACAGTATGATACGGTTGATTCCCCAGCACGAAAAAGACATACTTAGGGTAAGATGCAGAATCAACCCATCAACTATCaattatttcattaattttttctttgatttatttaaagatTTGCGTCGCCGCTCGTCTATGCCAAAGTCTAGTGCTGGGGCTGTATACGGCCACAGTTGACGCTAGCAATCAGTATATTCTTTCGTCGCAAACACGTGGATGGAACGTGTTGGAAGCACTGTGGAGAGAAACTGATAAAGACATTTTGGAACGATGGAATTCCATTGCCGAAGAATATTTAACATGTAGCTCGTGAAGTGAAGTAACACGAAACAGAGCAAGTGATGTGAGTCAATTCCGTACCACAATGTAAGCATTTAATGTATATCCCTGCTGTAGTTATATACACACGTTGTAGCATGAAGCAATCAAGTCTGAAAGGACACATAACACTAACGAACGAATCAATTATAGCAATAATTCTAGGAGCAATATCACGAATCCAAACTTTTGATGCTTTTTATACAGTGAAAgggattgaaaaaaatctttacgcACTGTTATGCACTTTGGCAAACCACACGAAAAAGATAAAAGTAatataatcaataaaataattaggACACAAAAAATTCCTGAAATTCTTccagatataaaaaaaaggattagtAGGGCTTAGTTTTTCTTACGCTATCCTGTGTGCAGTGTCGGAGTGTACTTTTCATGAAAAGCATAGTTCTGTGACTGCTGATAAATGATTGTTCTTggtgttttatgattttcacGAAATGTAGTAACTTGCTTTACAGTTTCAATAAACAAgtgttaaatgaaaaatatgtttcttagACAGTAATGTGTTAAAAAGAATGTTTCTTGTAAGTGTCGTGAAAACAATTAATGTTATATTAAAAATTGACTTAAGTTTTTTTACCAGCTAATTGCCTTTTTAGCTGGTACATTGCTGTGCTAAGCCATTGCTGTCGTTAAACTTAatgtttatatattttatgttgtttttttaggGGTGTCTGATTACATACAATTTGGCACTTTGGTTTTggcattatttttgaaatggaAAGCTCCACTACCAAGTATACAAGATGATTTTTGATGTGGATTACAAGATGACCAAAAGAATAAGAAAGCATTTAGATGATGATAAAAATAGCTGGCATCTGTGAGTCTGGACTCCCTGCCAAACTTTGGATATTTAAATCTAAAGAAGCTACATTCTCCCAGAAGTTTACTTTCATaattgttggtgttttttgtaGCTGTTTTAGGTAGTCGTGTCGCTAttcggaaaatatttgtcgcAAATTGGGTGTCGAAGTTGCCACAGTTAACGAAAGATTGCACATGGCATCATGGTCCTGGTACACTAAAATCTGCTTTTATAATGTCTAGAGGATGCAATCCAGAGCTGTGGTATTATTAAAGAAGATCAGTGACCGGCAGATAGAGTGTCTAGACGTTCGTCGTTGATGTAGTATAACCCGACATAAATTAATGACAGATTGACGAGAATGGTGGAAACCACCATTAACGATTCGACTGATGGCGGACCTACCTGCAAACCGTGCCCATCGTCAATCTGTGGAGTTGATTATTGTGATCCGGTTTATGTAAACGGTGCACCTCAACGAGCGGTTCGCACAAAGGCGTACGTCTTaatatttgtatgttttgttccACGAATTAGAATGTACATATTGAATTAGTGTCCAATCTAACGACGGAGGCGTTCTTAGCGACAGCGGAAAGTTTGACGGGCGTATGGGTGTGGTCGGAGAAATTCCCTCAGTGAAAATGTATATCGGTTAACCCGCTATTCTGCGGCGCACTTCCTCATTACCTCTAACATGTACCAAATTCCGGCGTGTGTTTTGTACGACATTctcaaaaatcgatttttagcGTTAGCAGCTCCTTTAGTAGTTACAAGTGCGATTAAAATGGTTATATGCGTTAGGAACCTGAAGATAGGAACCAGGAATGTGAGTTGCAATTCATGAAGATAATTTTCCACCATATCAGTGGCATAAGTGGTGAATAATCGAAGGTCCATTCCAGGAAAGGATGAGAAAGTTTGACGAGTTTGAATAGGCTGACCAGGTTGGACTTCTTTGTGAGTTCGGGGGGTACCCCTTGCCATCTCGGGGGCAATGCAGCCGCTCACTTCGCGTCCCCCAAATCCGCCCCTGCCTCTATCTACGGCTGCATTCGATCTTCGACTGGTTTTTCTCCAaatgatccagccaacgaacccGTTGTGCTTCCCACGCCTCGTACCGAACGGGTCAATGACGAAcaccttcctggtggggcatcctcatcacgtgcctcaaccatcgtatccttctggctaccgtcaggatatctgccccgccaaacagctcagctacatcgtggttcattcttcttttCCACACAACCCACTCGCATGCACAGTCAAAGATCCTCCATAGTACTTAGCTTccaccgttcgaaaatggcgagtacAGTTCGGAATTATTCGAAATGGATTAGATCAGATTGGCAGTATGAGCTAGTATCAGGATTTAGAAATATAGTTTGACGATTGAACCACTATTCGATTAAAATTCGATATAATGCACCAATGGCCCTAGTTAAGGACTCTGGCGGGATGACTCTCAAAGTTTTCACCAAACCCATTCTTTCGTTGATCATTGTGATAAACACCCCACCATCATAATGATGATTCGAACAAAGCACCATTCACCTTTGTAACATACTGAAACAGTTAACATGCAAATAAGATACGTTGGTAACCATTGTTATTACGTTACAACCAACCGTATCGTCGTTACCGCAAATGATGCACGAAAGGGTACGAAATTATTGCTATTAATAGTGTGAACTTTTTGTCCAGGATTTTTACACGCTGCCATAGATTCACAGATAATTGCCTAACTTTCAAGCAATTCTGGTGCAATCTGGTTCCATCGAAGGGGGAAGTTTTTAATCGATTGGCACTAGAATATTGTAAAGTTCGATCCATCGAAAAATCGTCCCCACCAGCTGGGGACACGACATACGCCAAAAACTTTCCACGCAAAaggtgtgtttggtttggtgaagCGTTGCACATTTTTTGGTCATTAAACTGTAAGCCTTTTCGCTTGACTTTCAGTAACTTTTTATGGATGAGATGCCTCACATGGTTTTAAATCGTTGTCCATTGTTGAAGTTGTATTCCCTTACTTGGAGATAGATGAAATCAATTAAAGAGAAAGTTGAAGTAAGTTATTCTCGCATATTGCATGTTGGCGGTaacatttgttatttgttggCTGATATTTATTATGAAATAGAACATGATTCACACCTTGTATAGGTAGTTCTGAATAACGCCATACGATTCATACCCGGgcaatttcaatttccttcccatttgTGTTCCATTGTTTTTGTGAGTGTGAAAATGGTGCGGTGGCGCGAAGGATTAGCtgcaaaagaaggaaaagccgATACCATGCCACACAAATACAGCGCTGACAACGATTATTAATAAATCTTTTCGCTGCGTTCAATCGATGGTACTAACAAAACGCTCATTTCCGGCGGCCACGCAGGTTGTGTGGAAGGTTTGTTGAAACGGGctataaataaatcaacttTCACCAGACTAC
This genomic window from Anopheles maculipalpis chromosome 2RL, idAnoMacuDA_375_x, whole genome shotgun sequence contains:
- the LOC126558182 gene encoding hydroxylysine kinase, coding for MEMKTIVKKRSLAEDAQCENGSDNCETATGTAEEIRHSEEPKAENTLKPGSQIRPAVSEEEVRKLAERLYGIIVLEMCELDSYDDRNFMIQADSYVKNPILKSISTSGYVMKIANSLDSSDESFFHAQNEIMLHLNKRGIKCPVPVQNIYAKYHSLETLGESKHVVRLLEYIPGKVFHGVPHPDSLFYQAGQFIARIDSALKSIDKELVMKRQSIWMLDNFPKLKDFLYVLKDEHHKDMVEQVLDAFQRRVIPNLNECEQGVIYGDFNEHNVIVNKKPSNSKEYEIVGIIDFGDVCYSRYVFELAIAMTYMMLEANDLNTGGLVIAGYSMIRLIPQHEKDILRICVAARLCQSLVLGLYTATVDASNQYILSSQTRGWNVLEALWRETDKDILERWNSIAEEYLTCSS